The Vitis vinifera cultivar Pinot Noir 40024 chromosome 1, ASM3070453v1 DNA segment GTTTTAGGTCGAAAATGGAATTATTTGGTTCTAATCAAGTGCCATGGATGGAGAACTTAAGCATTTAAGTCTTTACATGATACACATCTATTATCAGAAGAAACTAAACTCTCTTCAATTTTTGTCATAGAAGTATGGTTGAACACAACAAACTGAAGTGGCTTTTATATGCAGCATAGATTTTGAAACAAGGTCCCTTCCTTTAACTAGAGGAATCTATTTCACCTTTTTGCATAAACTtgtatcaaatttatattttttggatggttGAGAGGGGTTTTACTTTTATAGTTCAAAGAATCAACCTATATTAGTATGACTTGAATGAGTCATATCCATCTTGAGTTGAGGAGTTCAACAATAGCTTGTACctaactcatatataaactGACTTGACCAACTCAAGAGACAGCTCAGAATCACAACATTGTGTCTTAGATCCGTTGAAAATAGGAGAAAAGTTTGGAGAATCTCcgcatttttaaatatttggaaGCTCCTTACATGGCATACTAACataaaaggcaaaaaaataaataaataaaattataagtctttatcttttataatttctttattttaaatatgtttgatagagaaaataatgataatttttttaaaaggtggTTCtgttattttagaaataatggcctttaatatatatatttttttgttatcagTTGTTAAAACGGTTGCCTCatttaacacttgaaaaataaatttaagagtttttaacttttaaaaattattgatttgttatgaatcaaatttctttttattatttttcaagcaATCATGTGCCcttcaaatgaaaatttgtaAATGACTTTTCAAATGCGATTGAGTTCATCTATTTGcaaccatttttaaaataattttcagtattttttgagttttttgaCTAGCATATTATATATACTTCCAATACCCAATTTGAAATGCTCAGACTGATTCACCTTCAAATTTCTCAAGTCTGACACAGCAGCTTTGAACTATGTTAGTTTGAGCTCACATGTGAACTATATATTTCTCTTGCAACTgtttgtttttcaaatatatactTCCTTAGTTCCTGAGTTTACAATTAGAGTATGTGCTTGTGTGCTCACATATGCATCATTCTGTTTATATTTCACTACTATGGGTATAATTATTGGTCAACAAGCATGCAGTACCCAAAAACTTGGATACATATGCACATTAAGATAATATTTGGTTCCCTTTAAATGTtcattggaaataaatttctaatgcggtaattattttcatttggtttctgcaagttattttcatttggtttccaTGTTCATTTCACTGATAGGAAGTGTTTGCACCTTCCTGATGGAAAGCTTCGCCTTTGATGTGTGCTGGACTAGCTTATGAAATATCATCATTCTCATTGTCTTCTTTGATAGATTTGCAGCCATAAATGAGGCCAACCAAATAGTTGGGAAGAAGCTTTTTTAGTTCAGTTCAATATGATGTTACTCATTGATTATTACTTTCTTTGAGAAGTGGAATGTCCTTAATACCACCTACCTGGAATTACAACAATGCCTAATGGTTATATTTTTCTGCTGCAGTCATGTCTGCTGTGAGTGGTCTGCAAGGTGAAATACGGGGATTTGGTACAAGTGGGTAAACTTGTTCTTTTCTCTGATGCAATTCCTTTACAGTCTGTTTGATTGCATAAATTTTgcaggaaagaaatgaaaattcaGAAGCTTATAACAGATGGGAGAAGGGGTGGCTGTTGcaatttttcctttgttttcggTGAAATATTGAATACCTCATAGAATTGTGACCTGAGATTCACTGGATGAATTATCTATCTCCTTGGCCAGCATACACtgcataaaagaataaatatctTTCTCATCTGTTGGAAGGTGGTCGAGTTACCCATAATCTTAGATAGGTCATATTCAGTTGTAAATTATGCATTGGTTGGAATACTTGAGCCATCTGattaatcacttgattccagcCATTTTATTGAGTACACGGCATATCACATGAGGAAGTTCTGAATTGAAAAACAGTTAGAATCattcaattgattcaatatTGGGCAATTTTCTCTCAATTGTTTTCTCTAACATTGCATCAAGATGTGGGCATGAACTGATGATGACATTATGGATAAATGACTTATGattttcttggttttatttGCAGATGCTGTGGTTCTTGTCTCAGTCATAATCCTGGTGGGATTGTTTAGCATACAGCAATTTGGAACTAGTAAAGTGGGTTTCACATTTGCTCCTGCACTTGCTTTGTGGTTCTTTTGTCTGGGATCTATTGGCATTTATAACATATATAAATACGATATTACTGTCCTACGAGCATTCAATCCAGCATATGTATACTTGTTCTTCAAGAAAAACAGCACACAGGCCTGGTCAGCCCTCGGTGGCTGTGTTTTGTGCATCACAGGTATGTCTTCCTTTAGTCCTTGTATGCTGCAGCTCTACTGGAAATATTGAGGAAAAAAGGAAGTGGAAAGAGGATACATGAGCAATATTTACTGGATGCTTCTACTAGTTGTTGTGGATCTTCATGTCTTCCTTAATTAGTAAACTGAAGttctttactaattttaaaaagtattctTTCCAACATTTGGATAATCAcctatcttttcaaaaaaaaaaaaaagacatttgtATTATCACCTTTATTCGATTTTCTTTCATCTTAGTAGCACTGTTCATTATAGAATCTCTTGATTTTTTCACatgcttttatcatttttcttttgtttaccttatttctctttttcatgGTGATGAATTTCCCATTTATGGAAGTTCAGTGAATTATTCCAGATTTATCTAGGAGTGGCTTTCACAAATTGGATGGCCTGCTGCTGTTTTTTAGCTGATTACTACAAACTACTGATGCGAATTATGAATGATATTCAGTAACTCAATTTGATTCAGTTTGAAGGCACAGAGTTTTCCTtcctttatctttcttttttgtgtGCGCGAGCACACAGGGTTGGGGGGGTGGGGGTGTTTCAACATTAACAATTAAGCCCTAATCTTGCCCTTACCTTCCACATGAAAGTTTTGAGGAAGATGCAGAAAAATCCAAGGAAGGTTATCTGTATCCCTCAAAACAGCTACCATACTGGTAGAATGTTTTACTGGAGAATTGATATGCCATAATTTTATTTCTGGAggatctttattttgattaaggGGCAAAATCTTGTAgtattttctcatattaataACCTTGGAGCATTAATAGAAAATCAAGTCACCAAAAGAGCACTTAAACTAAAGTTGATCAGCATCTCTCTGCCAAAAGAATTATTGATGATGGTATATAGCTATCTGTCAACATGGTAGGTTCTGCTTCTCCAGAGGCACTTACTTGCAGTAGACCTGTTTTCATTTATATGTCTAAGTTTTGCCCTCGATTTGGATTCTGAAAGCCAGTGGTATCCAAGATGAATTATTTTAAGTGGTTCATTAAATTCATGTTTCATAGGATTTGTAAAAGATGATCTTTATGACAAGTATGATGTGGTCAGGTTCGATTCCTGCCATTGGGAATCCCTGGATTACCCGGAGTTGGCTGTGGCAGGTTCGGTCAGGCTCCCTGGGGCTTGAAAACCATGGGTGGGTCTGAAGGGCCCTGCCTTTGTGGGCTTTCCTGGTTATAAGAAAAAAACCTAGATATGGTACCTTATAAATTTGTTCATTATGCAGTTGAAGTACTCTAAGCCTCAGTAATTATGTAGCAAATACAAGCTAATCAATTCATGTTACTATGATTAACCACTGCCACTCTGTTATTACTACTACTATTACTATTAGTCTACTACCACCATGACTACTGCTGCTGCTAGTGTTGTTATTGATGTGGTTGTTCTTATTATTACTGTTGTTTGTGGTGCTGCAATAATGTTATTGCTACTAttatattgttattattgttgttgttactattatttctcttttttttttatatgcttgTGCGTGAAGTTGCTAAACCTTTTGATATCTAATTGAttgttattactattattatcattattgttattattattatttcgtgTTGTGATTTTCTTGTGCTGGAAGTTGTTAACCTTTAGATGAATTTAATTGAGTTTGTTTGTGAGTATCACGGCCTAGTGTTAATCAGCAGCAACATTAGGAAATGTTGTTTTGTGTTTCCACTCTTCAAGTTTGACAACATtctgtaaattttttatttagtatatGTGCAATTGCAGGAGCTGAGGCAATGTTTGCTGATCTAGGGCACTTCTCTGTACGAGCGATTCAGGTTGTCCCCCCAGTGCCAGTGTGCCACAATATTACCTTCTTGTAACTTTCACTGAACAATGATCATAATAGCCTCTTATGTATAATTTATACTGCACAGATTGCCTTTACTTGTGTTGTGTTCCCCTGCCTTCTCTTGGCTTACATGGGCCAAGCTGCATTCCTAATGAAACACCCCCACTCAACAGGAAGGATATTCTATGATTGTGTCCCAGGTTTCACTTTCATAATGTAGATTTGGTGATTCTATacaatgatttctttttttggttttgacATGCTCTATATTAACCAGTAAACTTTGacacttctttttttcttttttctttttatttttgaatttgtaaACATACAGATGGTTTATTCTGGCCAGTCTTTGTGATAGCCACACTTGCAGCCATGATTGCCAGTCAAGCCATGATATCTGCTACATTTTCATGCATCAAGCAATCCATGGCCCTCGGATGTTTCCCAAGGCTGAAGATCATTCATACCTCGAGGAAGCTAATGGGTCAAATCTACATCCCTGTCATCAACTGGTTTTTAATGATCATGTGTGTAGTTGTAGTGGCCTCCTTCCAAAGCACCACAGACATAGCAAATGCATATGGTAATGTATCTTATATTTCTGAAAATATTCCCAATTTCTTGGGAAGTTCTGAGCCTATATACGAATTTTCCAGTCAATCTACATAGCCCAGTTGTGCTGGAAAGCTTGAATGGTTCTAGAATCACAGCTAAACTTATTTTTTCTGTCTCATGCAATGCTTTTCTCCCACtcaatcaatttttaatatttcaaatattattaaaattctgGATGACATTCTTTTCATCGACATTGTTTCTGATTTACTATCATAGTATGTTTTGGATTATGGACTGAATGTCGAAATGTTATCAATAATTAGTAGGACCTGTGACTTTAAAACCTCCATCGCAAATTTTTAGTGACTTTGTTTCATAGAAAGAAGAGAAGACAAGCTAACAGTTGTCCTCCTGAACCTATAATTGTGCCTTAAACTAATGCAAGTCCAAACTTTTCTTGCAGGGATAGCTGAAGTTGGTGTAATGATAGTAAGCACTACCTTGGTGACGCTTGTAATGCTTCTAATCTGGCAGATCAACTTGTTTCTTGCTCTGTGTTTCCCACTGGTATTTGGAACAGTAGAGCTCATCTACCTATCGGCAGTTCTAACAAAAATCAAAGATGGTGGTTGGCTTCCACTTGTTTTTGCATCTTGCTTCCTCTGCGTGATGTACATTTGGAACTACGGGAGCGTGCTCAAGTACCAGAGTGAGGTCAGGGAGAAGATCTCCATGGACTTGATGCTTGATCTAGGGTCCAGCCTTGGGACTGTACGAGTTCCAGGAATCGGATTGCTGTACAATGAGCTAGTCCAAGGCGTTCCCTCCATTTTTGGGCAGTTCCTACTGAGCCTTCCAGCCATCCACTCTACCGTAGTGTTTGTTTGCATTAAGTATGTCCCAATCCCAGTTGTCCCTCAAGAGGAAAGGTTCTTATTTCGAAGGGTTTGTCCTAGAGACTACCATATGTTCCGTTGTGTTGCTAGATATGGTTACACAGATATCCGGAAGGAAGATCACCACTCATTTGAGCAACTTTTAGTTGAAAGCCTCGAGAAGTTCTTGAGAAGGGAATCTCAAGATCTTGCCTTGGAAAGCAATTTAAACGAGTTGGATTTTGATAGTGTTTCAGTGAGGTCAAGGGACAGTGACACAGCAGGGGACGATCTTAGGATTCCATTGATGTGGGATCAGAGATTGGGAGAAGCGGGAGAAGCAGGAACTTCTTTGTCAGGAGAAACCACCTCAGGATTGCCATCAGATGAAGATCCAAGCTTGGAGTATGAGCTTTCTGCTCTCAAAGAAGCAATGAATTCAGGATTTACTTATTTGCTTGGGCATGGTGATGTAAGGGCCAAAAAGAATTCTTGGTTCATCAAGAAACTGGCCATAAACTATTTCTATGCATTCTTGAGAAGGAACTGCAGAGCTGGAACAGCCAATCTGCGTGTTCCTCACATGAATATCATGCAAGTTGGGATGACATACATGGTCTGATCCCCCTTCTCATCTGTATTAGCCTGCCATGGGCTCTTGTATTGAAACCTTCCTGGTGTTACTTTCCCTTCTTCTAAATATTAAATGAGAATgctatttaaataaaaagccCAGCCCCAGCACAGCTGTGTCAGGCCCTGTTTTCATATTCCTTATTGGAAATTTCCATGTTCACATGCCCTGTTCAACCATGATTTTCTGAGAGGTGAAGCTACTTTCTTGGAAGGAATCTCGTGTTGTACCCAAGAAAGAAACAGGCTGATACCCTCATGGACTGGATGGATTCTTTGAAAAATCAGCATGAAAAGGTACATCAAATCACAGACAATGTACTGTATCCAACATCACCATCCCACTTAAATCAGTCTTCCATTTATTTATGGCAGCAGAAGAACTGCATTCTGATAATAAGCTTCAGTTTTCAAATCAAAGGAGGGGTGGGCAGGTGATAAGAAATAAAAGTCCATGAATGAGCTGGCCCTACCCATTAATTCAATGGTGGGTTGCCTTTCTCACATTTTCAACTGCCACTGACACAAGCATTAGGGATGAGGGCAAGACACAGCATTATGGGCTTTTGGCAACCACAAATGTAAAggtgaattttagaaattgtttttatttttaaaacataaaatcagggatattttcatattattaaagTTTTTACATGTCCCAAAAAGTCAAAAATCGTATCTTAATGTTTTCTAGAGAATATTTCTAAAAACTAGCTTTTGAATGTATGCTACAAAACATGTTTTACTTtcgatatatttttttttttattcaattaaaaataacttattaatattaattgatataattAAATCAAACATATTGATAACAAACTTTTTTTAGTTGTATTGAATgatattgatatattatttttaattgaataaaaaaaaatcaaaatatttaattttttctatttaataaaaaaaaacaaaggccTTAAATGTTTAGAGCCTTTTGCTATCCtttcatgaattttaattaaagcatttttaatttataacaCCTGTTTATCCTTTGGAATGTTTGAAAGGTTAGATGTTGATGCATGTATTGAAATAAAGAGGAGGGGGGATGGAACGGGGGAAGGGGGGGATTGCATCATGAAAATGGTCCAATGTTCCAAACCACAACACTCCACAGCCGGTGTCATCGTCAACCGAAGCTACACTTTATTATAATGATAATACAACCAAGTAGGTGTCACACCATTGAGTGAGACGAGTCGGCAGCACCCAGTTTTTTTTAGGTAAAACCATCATCACTCGCTCTTGCCAACTGTCTACTAGTTTTCCACATAATCATCCTTTTATCATATCATTCATACCTCCACCAATCAACTTCTTTGATATGCATTTCATGCTATTTTAACATGTAAATTATCGATaaagataaaatcaaattctaatatcatattgaataattaatttttttaataattataaaaataatttgatgtctcagtaatttaataattatagttGTTTTTGAACCACGAGCTTGCACTTGACCACACGCTTCTATcgtgtttttagttttcttttgtttgtttttttttttgagggcATCATACATGCAATATGAAAACAAAGCATTTACATAGTGCGAATGCAATGCCACATTTTGTTAGTTGGGTTTGGGTAGTGGCCCTGGTGGGTGGGGAGTTAAATCTAGGATTTGTCTTTATTTAAGGTTTGAAATTCCATGAATCAAGTGTCTTTTACCTACTAACCCTGTTTACTAGTTGACTCctcaatccaatttttttttcatttcataatcCAAAATATAGCataaatttattagtttttatttttgattgaaatattttcaaaaatatatcaataaaaattttgaaattaaaaaactattttccattctagaatatatatatataaaagacaagcttaaaattttatttattttcatttttattttttggttttctttccaAACAATAGATATTTATCAAGCTTATGTCAAATCAAAACCCATGGCATGGATATGAAATCacaaaatatcatcaaacacTAGGAACTAGTcattattgttatcattttttcctcctttttatGGGTTTGGTCGACCATTGATGGACCTCCTCTTTATTTCGACTTATTGCAAGGTCTTTTCAAACAACCATTAAGCATGAACCCTaggtagaaaaaaaaactgtGACGTACAATTGAAATTTCATTTGACTAATCCCCCACAACCCATCATCAAAACATCAATCAACGTTGCCGTAAATGTTCAACTAAATCTTAATTCGATTTTcgtttttcttatatatatatatatatatatatatgattgtgGAAACTTTCCTCCACGTGTCATTCCCAAATTTAAGACCTTTTCATCGTCCAAGATAAGCAGATAATTTGTCTGGAAGTAATCTATCTGAACCAAGACAAACTTTATCTAACACAAGAGAAAAGTCAGATTTTCTTTCTAGATAGACCAACCAACTTAGTCAAAAATTTTAGGTATCAGACAAATGATTAATCACTTAATGTCTGAATGATAATCTAAATAACATTTATACccaaaaatcaatgtcaatcaCTCCTTACACGTAATTAGCATCATTGACAAATGTAAATGCATAGTTATCAATATGGTATGAGATTCTTGCACAACAAGCAACAAATGGTACCAATTAGCCAACAAATGGTAATAATCAACAACTCTTGTTTGGTATGATTGTTCAATCCACGCTAAGATAATGACATTGACTACCTTATTAAGACATATAATCCCTCACAATGGTAATCATAAGTACAAGAAAGGAATAAATGCACaattaaagaaatatgaaaaaggTACACGCGCACACATAGCTATTAAAAAAAGTTGGATTCATTCTTATTAGATTTTGATTTAAGTTTTGGAGAGGTCTACTGGACCACTTGTTCGGACATTCTTTTGTATAGGGAAGAAGTCCGTTTGACTCTAATGAAGCTAGACGGACTTGTATCCGATTGATACAATACTAATAATGATAAATCCGATCAGTAATGGTTCATATAATAGACCAACCAAATTGTCACCACTACGTCACTTTCTATTACGTAGTGTTTATGGTTCAAACACCATTATTGAAACCCAATAATGACGCGTGGTGCCACGTGTtcatataggaaaaaaaaaaagaattaaatacaattttctaATGAACTTATAtgataaaaagtataaaaataggAACATGGGATTATTATATGCATAATATCTTGGCTCATGGAGCAATCTTTAAGCATGCAACTttgaaataagaattaaatattgAGTTTTGGATTTATTGAAAAGGGTGAATAGTCAAGAAATATAGCATATAATAATTTGGGCGTGGCTCAATTATATAAGTTGTGATTTGACGCCTAATGTAGCTGCCTGAATAAGCCTACAAGGATGGTAATGGGCCAGTTCAGGACGAATCATCCTCATTTCATCTTGTTGTCGTTTATTTATAcctattttttatcttcataaaaataaataaataaacagagCAAAATGggtataaaaaattatcatatccGCTTTACcccatttaattattttttgtttttaaattttattaaaaataaaaatgatttataaaaaaataaatattctaaatatttagatttataaaaggtaatttttatttatattaaaaaaaatcaattaaaataacttttttatttaaaattatacataattGAGGCGAGATGAGGTTGATACTCGATCCTGATCCAAATCTAtgttgggtttttaaaaatttcctaAACCTCCTTTAAACTTGtttatttttaccttaagaTATTTCCATTAGGATATTGTCGTCTCTACATCTAcatttagactttttttttttaattattatttttaattttaagttgatctcattattttatattttaatttacatGCTCATATCcgttaatttaaattttaccaaGCGGTTTCAAAAGAGTTTTATATGTTTCTTGTCCTTAAACTTTTCAAACGTAGAACAACAATAAAAAAGCATGCACTTAAGATTGGACTAAAATGCATAATTCaattcatatttataaattaattgataatttatttaaaataaaaattatattatattcaaatatttaatctttattcaCATATTTACTAcccatgaaaattattttacaatatttgaaagagaaatatagatttaaataattatgctaaattttgaaaacaatcaaaTTTTCTCTTGATACAAGAGTTATATGGTATGTTTAATTAATCGGATATGTTACcttaaatatcatatttattaaatttaatataaaaaatatcatattttattgaaaatcatatcttaaaattatattttctatcaAATGGAATATCATATCGTAAAATATACACATCTTATCCTATTTTATCATACCTAAACTTATATTACAATACTTTCGATTTGGATATCCtaataaagaaatcaaaactTTCCAAAATAAGCACATCCCACCTACTTCAAAACTGTGAAGTTGCTCCAAATATGAAGGTATACGACAGTATTGAAGGTGACTCGATTTTCCCTGTTTTGCGTCAAATTCTTGAAAGTGTTCACCGACCCTGAAAATCAACGTGAGCAAAAGGCAAAATGGAAAAGTAAATGGGAACTTCTTTTCCCAGCTGAAAAGATGGGATCAAAGGTGGGGAAATTGGGAAGGAGTTTGCGTTCAAAGTAAAcctttttgaaaagaaaatttccgAACGCTCCTATCACCtccactttcatttttaatattttttaaaatttatttatattaaagcgATGACTAAGGTTTTAGCTTTAAGAttagaataaaatgaaaattagcGTGACTAAAAGATTTCATCggtgaaagaaaaaattacttTTCCACTTCCACACAGAACAGTCACATGGACATGAAAAGGGATTGACGTGGACGCGAGTGGGATACACGCTACGAGAGTAACTGTGGCATGAGGTATCTGGGGACACTTGTAGGCCTCTTTGTGGAATACCGTTAGACTTTTTTGGGACACTCTCTAGTCCCTCTTCTGGACCCTTCTAGCTTCTCTCTTCTCTGCttctttttttgcatgggagttGGCACCAACCCTTTTAatctttattaatttcatttaatttaaataattttttttaaatttctatttatgggcattttttaaatta contains these protein-coding regions:
- the LOC100257092 gene encoding putative potassium transporter 12 isoform X2, which codes for MGVKWTPTHLHGPCLAMMRAERVMALSGGGLSRSRKELILLMLKPWRSPALMLTIPRYAKVNMLPNRQVADEQISSFRLKLPTPELERALNIKDSLERRSSLRTLLLLLVLMGTSMIIGDGILTPAMSVMSAVSGLQGEIRGFGTNAVVLVSVIILVGLFSIQQFGTSKVGFTFAPALALWFFCLGSIGIYNIYKYDITVLRAFNPAYVYLFFKKNSTQAWSALGGCVLCITGAEAMFADLGHFSVRAIQIAFTCVVFPCLLLAYMGQAAFLMKHPHSTGRIFYDCVPDGLFWPVFVIATLAAMIASQAMISATFSCIKQSMALGCFPRLKIIHTSRKLMGQIYIPVINWFLMIMCVVVVASFQSTTDIANAYGIAEVGVMIVSTTLVTLVMLLIWQINLFLALCFPLVFGTVELIYLSAVLTKIKDGGWLPLVFASCFLCVMYIWNYGSVLKYQSEVREKISMDLMLDLGSSLGTVRVPGIGLLYNELVQGVPSIFGQFLLSLPAIHSTVVFVCIKYVPIPVVPQEERFLFRRVCPRDYHMFRCVARYGYTDIRKEDHHSFEQLLVESLEKFLRRESQDLALESNLNELDFDSVSVRSRDSDTAGDDLRIPLMWDQRLGEAGEAGTSLSGETTSGLPSDEDPSLEYELSALKEAMNSGFTYLLGHGDVRAKKNSWFIKKLAINYFYAFLRRNCRAGTANLRVPHMNIMQVGMTYMV
- the LOC100257092 gene encoding putative potassium transporter 12 isoform X1; the encoded protein is MEDEGGGGGIEETNSRLMGSSGGESRWVDGSEMDSDSPPWSLFGDDEGREGYGSIRRRLVKKPKRADSFDVEAMEIAGSHAHDSKDLSVWPTLALAFQTLGVVYGDMGTSPLYVFSDVFSKVPIESEVDVLGALSLVMYTIALLPFAKYVFIVLKANDNGEGGTFALYSLICRYAKVNMLPNRQVADEQISSFRLKLPTPELERALNIKDSLERRSSLRTLLLLLVLMGTSMIIGDGILTPAMSVMSAVSGLQGEIRGFGTNAVVLVSVIILVGLFSIQQFGTSKVGFTFAPALALWFFCLGSIGIYNIYKYDITVLRAFNPAYVYLFFKKNSTQAWSALGGCVLCITGAEAMFADLGHFSVRAIQIAFTCVVFPCLLLAYMGQAAFLMKHPHSTGRIFYDCVPDGLFWPVFVIATLAAMIASQAMISATFSCIKQSMALGCFPRLKIIHTSRKLMGQIYIPVINWFLMIMCVVVVASFQSTTDIANAYGIAEVGVMIVSTTLVTLVMLLIWQINLFLALCFPLVFGTVELIYLSAVLTKIKDGGWLPLVFASCFLCVMYIWNYGSVLKYQSEVREKISMDLMLDLGSSLGTVRVPGIGLLYNELVQGVPSIFGQFLLSLPAIHSTVVFVCIKYVPIPVVPQEERFLFRRVCPRDYHMFRCVARYGYTDIRKEDHHSFEQLLVESLEKFLRRESQDLALESNLNELDFDSVSVRSRDSDTAGDDLRIPLMWDQRLGEAGEAGTSLSGETTSGLPSDEDPSLEYELSALKEAMNSGFTYLLGHGDVRAKKNSWFIKKLAINYFYAFLRRNCRAGTANLRVPHMNIMQVGMTYMV